One stretch of Glycine soja cultivar W05 chromosome 7, ASM419377v2, whole genome shotgun sequence DNA includes these proteins:
- the LOC114417805 gene encoding uncharacterized protein LOC114417805 codes for MALNTSCSMAIVDMLGTHVPKCAIHVSNTPKFSLSQLNDKKGCNLGFPKLVQNNKGLFPLHAVPSKTMVDLDNLVLQSQEQPMESKTINVKFQLQRNCNFGEEFLVVGNDPMFGSWNPENAIPMTWSEGHVWTAEMGVPVGKFQFKIILKTREGEIVWQPGPDRNLHTWEAMNRITVCEDWDNAEQQKVTEDDGVPNIKEEDQLANTNKEFQMESEMPNFAENLGNSKEKLKSILIKC; via the exons ATGGCCCTCAACACCTCTTGCTCCATGGCCATTGTTGACATGCTAGGAACTCATGTTCCTAAATGTGCTATTCATGTTTCTAACACACCCAAATTTTCCTTGTCCCAGCTGAATGACAAAAAGGGCTGCAACTTGGGGTTCCCCAAACTTGTTCAAAACAACAAGGGCCTTTTCCCACTTCATGCTGTGCCATCCAAAACAATG GTGGACTTGGACAATTTGGTGCTTCAATCTCAAGAACAACCAA TGGAATCAAAGACAATAAATGTCAAATTTCAGTTACAACGCAATTGTAATTTTGGGGAAGAATTTCTAGTAGTTGGTAATGATCCTATGTTTGGTTCATGGAACCCTGAAAATGCCATACCAATGACATGGTCAGAAGGGCATGTGTGGACTGCAGAGATG GGTGTACCTGTTGGAAAATTCCAATTCAAAATCATTCTGAAAACAAGAGAAGGTGAGATTGTTTGGCAGCCAGGGCCAGATAGAAATCTCCACACATGGGAAGCAATGAACAGAATCACTGTTTGTGAGGATTGGGACAATGCTGAGCAACAGAAAGTAACAGAAGATGATGGAGTTCCAAACATTAAGGAGGAAGATCAACTTGCTAACACAAACAAGGAATTCCAGATGGAGTCAGAAATGCCAAATTTTGCCGAGAATTTGGGTAATTCTAAGGAGAAGCTGAAATCAATTCTGATAAAGTGCTAA
- the LOC114419043 gene encoding probable LRR receptor-like serine/threonine-protein kinase At3g47570: MNHPCANSKSLLLQVLNGCLLLCMILIKDSAIAAIPTGNETDLQALVHFKSKIVEDPFNTMSSWNGSINHCNWIGITCNISNGRVTHLSLEQLRLGGTLTPFIGNLTFLTTVNLLNNSFHGEFPQEVGRLLYLQYLNFSINNFDGSFPSNLSHCTNLRVLAAGLNNLTGTIPTWIGNLSSLSRVSFGLNNFIGRIPHEVGLLSSLTSLVLYGNYLTGTVPSSIYNISSLYYFTFTQNHLHGTLPADVGFTLPNIQVFAGAVNNLTGSVPASLLNASKLEILDFSLNGLTGTLPKNLGVLYRLTRLSFEHNRLGTGKTDDLSFLDSLVNCTALQVLRLGVNNFGGVLPKSIANFSSQLHTFALNSNRIHGNIPAGIGNLANLALIGLEGNELTSGVPDALGRLQNLQLLYLNVNKFSGRIPSSLGNLSLITKLFLEENNFEGSIPSSLGNCQKLLVLSLYSNKLSGTIPTEVIGLSSLAIYFDVSYNALSGTLPVEVSKLRNLAELVLSENNFSGVIPSSLGSCISLEKLHLQGNSFEGNIPQTIKDLRGLLDIDLSRNNLSGKIPEFLGGFTELKHLNLSYNNFEGEIPKNGIFKNATSISLYGNIKLCGGVSELNFPPCTIRKRKASRLRKLVASKVAIPIAIALILLLLLSCFLTLFPIVKRAKRKTPTSTTGNALDLEISYSEITKCTGGFSQDNLIGSGSFGSVYKGTLSGDGSIVAVKVLNLQQRGASRSFIDECHVLRSIRHRNLLKIITAISGVDHQGNDFKALVFEYMPNGSLEDWLHPVNNVQTQTKKLTFIQRLNIAIDVACALEYLHHFCETPIVHCDIKPSNVLLDNDLVAHVGDFGLATFLFEESSKFSTQSVISASLRGSIGYIPPEYGMGGKPSTLGDVYSYGILLLEIFTGKRPTDEEAFEGGMGIHQFVAMALPNRVTDIVDPSLVSEQDFDEENQEFEDEEKAIRKNYEIEASAKGLMEDCFVSLMEIGASCSANPPSERMPITVVINKLHAIKNSFKKIKHSAI, translated from the exons ATGAACCATCCTTGTGCAAATTCTAAGAGCCTACTGTTACAAGTCCTTAATGGATGTCTTCTATTATGCATGATCTTAATCAAGGACTCAGCAATAGCAGCAATCCCTACCGGAAATGAAACTGATTTGCAAGCTTTAGTTCACTTCAAGAGTAAGATAGTTGAAGATCCATTCAACACTATGAGTTCTTGGAATGGCTCCATCAATCACTGCAATTGGATAGGAATCACATGCAACATCTCCAATGGAAGAGTCACACACCTTAGCCTTGAGCAACTGAGACTAGGAGGCACTCTTACACCCTTCATAGGAAACCTCACATTCCTCACCACAGTCAACTTGTTAAACAATAGCTTCCATGGTGAATTTCCTCAAGAGGTTGGTCGTTTACTATACCTTCAATACCTAAACTTCAGCATAAACAACTTTGATGGCAGTTTTCCAAGTAATCTCAGCCACTGCACAAATCTAAGAGTGCTAGCTGCAGGTCTTAACAATCTTACAGGAACAATCCCAACTTGGATTGGAAACCTTTCTTCCTTATCTCGCGTTAGCTTCGGTTTAAACAACTTCATTGGACGCATACCACATGAGGTAGGCCTTTTGTCAAGCTTGACATCTCTTGTGCTATATGGGAATTACTTAACTGGCACAGTTccttcttcaatctataatatcTCTTCCTTATACTATTTCACTTTTACTCAAAACCATCTTCATGGAACCTTACCAGCAGATGTTGGATTTACTCTTCCTAACATTCAAGTATTTGCTGGTGCGGTCAACAATCTCACAGGGTCTGTTCCTGCATCGTTGTTGAACGCATCAAAACTTGAAATTCTTGACTTTTCCTTGAATGGTCTCACTGGAACACTGCCTAAGAACTTAGGGGTATTGTACAGGTTAACTAGACTTAGCTTTGAGCACAACAGACTTGGAACTGGGAAAACAGATGATCTTAGCTTTCTTGATTCTTTGGTCAACTGCACAGCTCTACAAGTTTTACGTCTAGGCGTAAATAATTTTGGTGGGGTGTTGCCTAAATCAATTGCTAACTTTTCAAGCCAACTGCACACATTTGCCCTTAATTCTAATAGAATACATGGAAATATACCTGCTGGAATTGGAAATCTTGCTAACCTGGCCCTTATAGGATTAGAAGGAAACGAGCTAACCAGTGGTGTTCCTGATGCATTAGGTAGGCTGCAAAATCTGCAATTATTGTATCTGAATGTCAACAAATTTTCAGGTAGAATCCCATCCTCCTTGGgaaatttatctttaataaCAAAACTCTTTCTGGAGGAAAATAACTTTGAGGGAAGCATACCTTCTAGTCTTGGAAACTGCCAAAAGTTATTGGTACTCAGCCTTTATAGCAACAAGCTCAGTGGCACCATACCAACAGAAGTTATTGGTCTTTCTTCACTAGCAATATACTTTGATGTGTCTTATAATGCTTTGTCAGGGACCCTGCCGGTTGAAGTGAGTAAGCTACGTAATCTTGCAGAGTTGGTTCTGTCTGAGAACAACTTTTCTGGAGTTATTCCATCTTCTCTTGGCAGTTGTATTAGCCTGGAAAAGCTGCATTTGCAGGGTAATTCTTTTGAGGGAAACATTCCTCAAACTATAAAGGATTTGAGAGGTTTACTAGACATAGATCTTTCGCGAAATAACTTGTCCGGTAAAATTCCGGAGTTTCTTGGTGGATTCACTGAGCTCAAACATCTCAATCTTTCTTACAATAATTTTGAAGGTGAAATACCAAAGAATGGAATCTTCAAGAATGCAACTTCCATTTCATTATATGGAAATATCAAGCTATGTGGGGGTGTCTCAGAACTAAATTTCCCTCCATGCACTATAAGGAAGAGGAAGGCCTCTCGGCTAAGAAAACTTGTTGCCTCTAAGGTGGCTATCCCTATAGCTATTGCACTTATATTACTATTGCTTCTATCATGTTTTCTTACATTGTTCCCCATAGTAAAAAGAGCAAAAAGGAAAACTCCTACATCAACTACTGGAAATGCTTTGGATTTGGAAATTTCTTACTCAGAAATTACCAAGTGCACTGGTGGCTTCTCTCAGGATAACCTGATTGGTTCAGGAAGTTTTGGTTCTGTATACAAAGGAACTCTCTCGGGTGATGGATCAATTGTTGCAGTTAAAGTGTTAAATCTTCAGCAGAGAGGAGCTTCAAGGAGCTTCATTGATGAATGCCATGTTCTGAGAAGCATAAGGCACCGTAACCTTCTCAAGATCATAACCGCCATCTCAGGTGTTGATCATCAAGGCAATGACTTCAAAGCTCTAGTGTTTGAGTACATGCCTAATGGAAGTCTAGAAGATTGGTTGCATCCAGTAAACAATGTGCAAACTCAGACTAAGAAACTGACATTTATCCAAAGACTGAACATAGCAATTGATGTTGCTTGTGCACTGGAATATCTCCACCACTTCTGTGAAACTCCAATTGTTCATTGTGACATAAAGCCAAGCAATGTACTTCTTGACAATGATTTGGTTGCTCATGTGGGTGACTTTGGATTAGCTACATTTCTGTTTGAAGAATCAAGCAAGTTTTCCACACAATCAGTTATTTCAGCTAGCCTAAGGGGTTCTATTGGATACATCCCTCCAG AGTATGGTATGGGTGGGAAGCCTTCTACACTTGGAGATGTCTACAGTTATGGGATACTATTACTGGAGATTTTCACAGGAAAAAGACCAACAGATGAAGAAGCATTTGAAGGTGGCATGGGAATTCACCAGTTTGTAGCAATGGCTTTACCTAACCGTGTCACGGATATAGTTGATCCTTCATTAGTTTCTGAACAAGACTTTGATGAGGAAAATCAAGAATTTGAGGATGAAGAGAAAGCAATAAGGAAGAACTATGAGATTGAAGCCTCAGCTAAAGGTTTGATGGAGGATTGCTTTGTGTCACTGATGGAAATTGGAGCGTCTTGCTCTGCAAATCCACCTAGTGAGAGAATGCCAATCACAGTGGTGATCAACAAGCTACATGCTATCAAGAACTCGTTTAAAAAGATAAAGCATAGTGCTATATGA
- the LOC114420458 gene encoding protein MAIN-LIKE 1-like, with protein MTEDVPHMTEDVPDMAEDAPEMTADVQGDDGAEGSHADDVEGFPGGPRDPSVLTSFADHVAHAIWSGHERCELKLVSHGRTVTLIGRSVPKIEGLVGATGLSPLIGCSVVTGYPGLISAFVERWHSETSTFHLSVGELTITLDDVSSLLHLPISGAFHNFHALSVDGAIFLLTELLEVSAEETRAETTRSRGAYVRLGWV; from the exons ATGACTGAGGATGTTCCTCACATGACTGAGGATGTCCCTGATATGGCTGAGGATGCACCTGAGATGACTGCGGACGTACAGGGTGATGATGGTGCTGAGGGGTCACATGCTGATGATGTTGAGGGATTCCCAGGTGGGCCACGTGACCCATCAGTGCTGACATCATTTGCGGACCATGTTGCACACGCCATTTGGAGTggacat gaacgttGTGAGTTGAAGTTGGTGTCGCACGGGAGGACAGTGACATTAATTGGGAGGTCAGTGCCTAAGATTGAAGGACTGGTTggtgccacaggattaagtccattGATCGGGTGTTCAGTTGTAACCGGTtatcctggacttatatccgcatttgtggagaggtggcacagcGAGACCAGTACCTTCCACCTTTCAGTAGGAGAGTTGACGATCACACTGGATGATGTGTCGTCACTCCTCCATTTGCCTATCAGTGGCGCGTTCCACAACTTTCATGCTCTTTCTGTGGACGGGGCGATATTTTTGTTGACCGAGTTGCTTGAGGTGTCTGCCGAGGAGACTAGAGCCGAGACAACACGATCACGAGGGGCATATGTACGACTGGGATGGGTTTGA